In Capsicum annuum cultivar UCD-10X-F1 chromosome 7, UCD10Xv1.1, whole genome shotgun sequence, one genomic interval encodes:
- the LOC107878140 gene encoding zinc finger CCCH domain-containing protein 18: MTLLRSFNAPSCPKTRSISFNFQNLVMLKMNMDFSDSTKIVYDRIQKLEPENVSKIIGYLLLQDHGEKHMIRLAFGPDNFIHSLINKAKNDLGLSSKLAISGTLSPPLVNGALSVDVPLKFDPFSLASSPRPFPTLRVGNPYWEPQGPAENRPIHTLDLLPVGCSDPMINERQFPNQLQFLSLDGHSDHVSSDFSVDHYFPGPALGPRSSRRSPSLPEFPFKICHYFNKGFCKHGNNCRYIHGHSTPESFSQVFNANSNEVGSDEHVFSPGSLEKLEIELTQLLKSKRGLPVSIASLPMLYYETFGRTLQAEGYLTESQRHGKAGYSLTKLLARLRNSIRVIDRPHGQHAVILVEDIPKYMECNGERNEQGAIVAGSRQIYLTFPAESTFSKQDVSNYFNQFGPVQDVRIPCQQERMFGFVTFAYPATVKQILSKGNPHLVCGARVLVKPYREKSKPVDRKCQEKAYQASYFNPSFTDAQSEHQSSHRVCENARLLKIEFEKQRFPEFQHHQMRVGYSVKVLKLSSEGHNEQLEFPSDEDFSDMLDVRNNGSTSDDETRHVEMNHCDQES, encoded by the exons ATGACGCTGCTCAGGAGCTTTAATGCACCAAGCTGCCCAAAAACAAGATCAATcagttttaattttcaaaatttggtGAT GTTGAAGATGAACATGGACTTCTCTGACTCTACGAAAATTGTGTATGATCGAATTCAGAAACTAGAGCCCGAAAATGTGTCTAAGATCATTGGTTATCTTCTCTTACAAGATCATGGTGAGAAGCACATGATTAGATTAGCCTTTGGCCCCGACAATTTTATCCATTCGTTAATTAACAAAGCTAAGAATGATCTTGGATTATCATCCAAACTAGCCATTTCTGGTACTCTTTCACCTCCCTTGGTCAATGGAGCATTATCTGTAGACGTTCCCTTGAAATTTGATCCATTCTCACTAGCTTCTTCACCACGCCCCTTTCCAACTCTTCGAGTTGGAAATCCCTACTGGGAGCCTCAAGGACCTGCTGAAAATCGTCCAATTCATACCTTGGATCTTTTGCCAGTGGGTTGCTCCGATCCTATGATCAATGAACGCCAATTCCCCAACCAACTTCAGTTCTTATCTTTGGATGGTCACTCAGACCATGTTAGTTCAGATTTCTCTGTTGACCACTATTTCCCTGGACCTGCATTAGGTCCAAGATCGAGTCGAAGGTCTCCAAGCTTACCTGAGTTTCCTTTTAAGATCTGTCATTACTTTAACAAAGGCTTTTGTAAGCATGGAAATAACTGTAGATACATTCATGGCCATTCAACTCCGGAAAGCTTCTCCCAAGTTTTCAACGCAAATTCAAATGAAGTAGGATCTGATGAACATGTCTTCTCCCCTGGATCTCTGGAGAAACTAGAGATTGAGCTCACTCAGCTTCTCAAATCCAAAAGGGGTCTCCCTGTTTCTATTGCTTCGTTGCCTATGTTGTACTATGAGACGTTTGGCAGAACACTTCAGGCCGAGGGTTATCTCACAGAAAGCCAAAGACACGGGAAAGCTGGATATAGCCTGACTAAACTCCTCGCTCGTTTAAGAAACAGCATTCGTGTCATCGACAG GCCTCATGGACAGCATGCCGTTATTTTAGTTGAGGATATTCCAAAATACATGGAATGCAATGGAGAAAGAAATGAACAAGGTGCAATTGTAGCCGGTTCTCGCCAGATTTATTTGACTTTTCCGGCTGAAAGTACCTTCAGCAAGCAAGATGTTTCCAACTATTTCAA TCAATTTGGACCAGTCCAAGATGTTAGGATTCCTTGTCAACAGGAGAGAATGTTTGGATTTGTAACTTTTGCTTACCCAGCAACAGTTAAGCAGATCCTGTCAAAGGGGAATCCTCATTTAGTTTGTGGAGCACGTGTTTTGGTGAAACCTTACAGGGAAAAGTCCAAGCCTGTAGATAG AAAGTGCCAGGAGAAAGCTTATCAAGCTTCCTATTTTAATCCGTCTTTCACTGATGCACAATCTGAGCACCAATCTT CACATCGAGTATGTGAAAATGCAAGACTATTGAAAATTGAGTTTGAGAAGCAACGTTTTCCAGAGTTTCAACATCATCAAATGCGCGTTGGCTACTCAGTAAAGGTTTTGAAGCTTTCTTCAGAAG GCCATAACGAACAACTAGAGTTTCCATCGGATGAGGATTTTTCTGACATGCTAGATGTACGGAACAATGGTTCCACCAGCGACGACGAAACTAGGCACGTTGAGATGAATCACTGTGACCAAGAAAG TTAA